In the Carassius gibelio isolate Cgi1373 ecotype wild population from Czech Republic chromosome B24, carGib1.2-hapl.c, whole genome shotgun sequence genome, one interval contains:
- the LOC128013257 gene encoding growth hormone secretagogue receptor type 1-like: MTNWTNVSNCPFSITLCAEDIMDSNSTAEDLEYPVHLFPVPILTGITVTCSFLFLVGIAGNLLTILVVTKYKDMRTTTNLYLCSMALSDLLIFLCMPLDLYRVWRYRPWNFGDELCKLFQFVSESCTYSTILNITALSVERYFAICFPFRAKVVVTRGRVKGVIFLLWTVALCSAGPIFILVGVEHENGTNPWETNECKATEYAIRSGLLTMMVWVSSVFFFLPVLCLTVLYSLIGRRLWRRKENPVGPISSREKNNKQTVKMLAVVVLAFVLCWLPFHVGRYLFSKSSEANSPLISQISEYCNLVSFVLFYLSAAINPILYNLMSKKYRSAACKLFGVKRAPGRSVQSIVKNAESFSVWNEYSWST, translated from the exons ATGACTAATTGGACAAACGTGTCCAACTGCCCGTTCAGCATCACTTTATGCGCTGAGGACATTATGGATAGTAATTCAACTGCTGAGGACTTAGAGTACCCGGTCCATCTGTTCCCAGTCCCTATCTTGACTGGCATCACAGTGACATGCTCTTTCCTGTTCCTCGTCGGAATTGCCGGGAACCTGTTGACCATCCTGGTGGTCACCAAATACAAAGACATGCGAACCACCACCAACCTTTACCTCTGCAGCATGGCACTCTCAGACCTGCTGATTTTCCTCTGCATGCCCCTCGACCTGTACCGGGTCTGGCGGTACCGACCGTGGAACTTTGGCGACGAGCTCTGCAAACTCTTTCAGTTCGTGAGCGAAAGCTGCACGTACTCCACCATCCTCAACATCACCGCGCTCAGCGTGGAGAGATACTTCGCCATCTGTTTTCCCTTCAGGGCAAAAGTCGTCGTCACGCGGGGTCGGGTAAAAGGGGTGATTTTCCTCCTCTGGACTGTGGCTCTGTGCAGCGCGGGACCCATATTCATTCTGGTTGGGGTCGAGCACGAGAACGGCACGAACCCCTGGGAGACCAATGAGTGTAAAGCCACCGAATATGCCATCCGCTCCGGACTGCTTACTATGATGGTGTGGGTCTCCAGCGTGTTCTTCTTCCTCCCGGTGCTCTGTTTGACTGTGTTATACAGCCTCATAGGCAGAAGACTGTGGAGAAGAAAGGAGAATCCTGTCGGACCCATTTCTAGTCGGGAAAAGAACAATAAACAAACGGTCAAAATGCTGG cTGTGGTGGTTCTGGCGTTTGTTCTCTGCTGGCTGCCGTTCCACGTGGGTCGTTATCTCTTCTCCAAGTCATCCGAGGCCAATTCTCCTCTCATCTCCCAAATCAGCGAATACTGCAACCTGGTCTCATTCGTGCTGTTTTACCTCAGCGCCGCGATCAACCCCATCCTCTACAACCTCATGTCAAAGAAGTACAGGAGCGCGGCGTGCAAACTGTTCGGAGTGAAGCGCGCTCCCGGACGATCGGTGCAGAGCATCGTGAAGAACGCCGAGAGCTTTTCGGTGTGGAACGAATACAGCTGGAGCACGTGA